A single region of the Deltaproteobacteria bacterium genome encodes:
- the rfbC gene encoding dTDP-4-dehydrorhamnose 3,5-epimerase, with translation MKVHQTPLPGVLLIEPFVHQDERGFFLETYRAERYAQHGISAPFVQDNHSRSRQGTLRGLHAQLDPAQGKLVRCIAGEILDVAVDIRIGSPTFGKHFMTPLTATNFRQLWIPPNFAHGFLVISETAEVEYKVTEPYQPKSEIAIAWNDPELAVPWPVLVPTLSNRDAAAPKLAELRDKLPRY, from the coding sequence ATGAAGGTTCACCAAACACCCCTCCCCGGCGTCCTTCTGATCGAGCCCTTCGTGCACCAAGACGAACGCGGCTTCTTCCTCGAGACCTACCGCGCCGAGCGCTACGCGCAGCACGGCATCAGCGCGCCCTTCGTGCAGGACAACCACTCACGCTCGCGCCAGGGCACGCTGCGCGGCCTGCATGCCCAGCTCGATCCCGCGCAGGGCAAGCTCGTGCGCTGCATCGCGGGCGAGATCCTCGACGTCGCGGTCGACATCCGCATCGGCTCGCCCACGTTCGGCAAGCACTTCATGACGCCTCTCACGGCCACGAACTTCCGCCAGCTCTGGATCCCGCCGAACTTCGCGCACGGCTTTCTCGTGATCAGCGAGACCGCCGAGGTCGAGTACAAGGTGACCGAGCCGTATCAGCCGAAGAGCGAGATCGCGATCGCGTGGAATGATCCGGAGCTCGCGGTGCCGTGGCCGGTGCTCGTGCCGACGCTCTCGAATCGCGACGCGGCGGCGCCAAAGCTCGCGGAGCTGCGCGACAAGCTGCCGCGCTACTGA
- the rfbA gene encoding glucose-1-phosphate thymidylyltransferase RfbA has protein sequence MTRRGILLAGGTGTRLYPITRGVSKQLLPVYDKPMVYYPLSVLMLAGIRDVLVITTPEDQANFQRLLGDGARVGMSISYAVQPKPEGIAQAFTIGREFLAGGPAALVLGDNLYYGHGLSETLRAAGAREEGGTVFGYFVRDPERYGVVELDAQQRAISIEEKPKQPKSNWAVTGLYFYDRNVSDVAAALRPSARGELEITDVNLAYLRRGQLRVELLGRGFAWLDTGTHESLLQAGQYIQAVQERQGLMVACIEEIAWRMQLIDTEQLLRLGAEMKNNAYGAYLTRIAKEPR, from the coding sequence GTGACGCGGCGCGGGATTTTGCTCGCGGGCGGGACGGGGACGCGGCTGTATCCGATTACGCGTGGCGTCTCGAAGCAGCTGTTGCCCGTGTACGACAAGCCGATGGTCTACTACCCGCTGTCGGTGCTGATGCTGGCGGGGATTCGCGACGTGCTCGTGATCACGACGCCGGAGGATCAGGCGAACTTCCAGCGCTTGTTAGGGGACGGGGCGCGCGTCGGGATGTCGATCTCGTACGCGGTGCAGCCGAAGCCTGAAGGGATCGCGCAGGCGTTCACGATCGGGCGCGAGTTCCTCGCGGGCGGCCCTGCGGCGCTCGTGCTCGGCGACAACCTGTATTACGGGCACGGGCTCTCGGAGACGCTGCGCGCGGCGGGCGCGCGCGAAGAGGGCGGCACGGTGTTCGGCTACTTCGTGCGCGACCCCGAGCGCTACGGCGTCGTCGAGCTCGACGCGCAGCAGCGCGCGATCTCGATCGAGGAGAAGCCGAAGCAGCCGAAGTCGAACTGGGCGGTCACGGGCCTCTACTTCTACGACCGGAACGTGAGCGACGTCGCCGCCGCGCTGAGGCCCTCCGCGCGCGGCGAGCTCGAGATCACGGACGTGAACCTCGCCTACCTGAGGCGCGGCCAGCTGCGCGTAGAGCTGTTGGGCCGCGGCTTCGCCTGGCTCGACACCGGAACGCACGAGTCGCTGCTCCAAGCCGGCCAATACATCCAGGCAGTCCAAGAGCGCCAAGGTTTGATGGTCGCCTGCATCGAAGAGATCGCCTGGCGCATGCAGCTGATCGACACGGAGCAACTGCTCCGCCTCGGCGCCGAGATGAAGAACAACGCCTACGGCGCTTACCTGACGCGCATCGCGAAGGAGCCGAGGTGA
- a CDS encoding DNA topoisomerase IV subunit A yields MAAKKAKAAAAAKKKPAPSISEKDAQKRAEEIRRKNSALDDVTVGAIRDSASGVHGQVNKRGKPDLAFPIRSLANVKYAEAKGYFEIGKQKKVRTLTVNTVKSFAQTLRMMGLSKQLVETNDFATKRDAYYQSKNWNDARFDEQTESDAVMDDIEAMFSVRGLSREQLRFIPDEHGGAVAGNLVVLDPDRETGEVERIDCTRFGSGAYSIPSTVEHLSFETDAKFILAIETGGVFQRLQSHKFWQTADCILVSLAGVPTRATRRFIRKLSDESKIPVYAFVDCDPYGISNIYRTLKVGSGNAAHLSQFFCVPQARFLGVTPQDIRDYQLPTHPLLDVDIKRARDALKNDPFFKAHKPWQKAMNDLLQMGVRAEQQALAKWGLNYVIDEYLPRKLANVGAFLP; encoded by the coding sequence ATGGCCGCGAAGAAGGCGAAGGCAGCGGCGGCGGCGAAGAAGAAGCCCGCGCCGAGCATCAGCGAGAAGGACGCGCAGAAGCGCGCCGAAGAGATCCGGCGCAAGAACTCCGCGCTCGACGACGTGACGGTCGGCGCGATTCGCGACAGCGCATCGGGCGTGCACGGCCAGGTGAACAAGCGCGGCAAGCCCGACCTCGCGTTTCCGATTCGCTCGCTCGCGAACGTGAAGTACGCAGAGGCGAAGGGCTACTTCGAGATCGGCAAGCAGAAGAAGGTGCGCACGCTCACCGTGAACACGGTGAAGAGCTTCGCGCAGACGCTGCGCATGATGGGCCTCTCGAAGCAGCTCGTGGAGACGAACGACTTCGCCACGAAGCGCGACGCCTACTACCAGTCGAAGAACTGGAACGACGCGCGCTTCGACGAGCAGACCGAGAGCGACGCGGTGATGGACGACATCGAGGCGATGTTCTCGGTGCGCGGGCTCTCGCGCGAGCAGCTCCGCTTCATTCCCGACGAGCACGGCGGCGCGGTCGCTGGCAACCTCGTCGTGCTCGATCCCGATCGCGAGACGGGCGAGGTGGAGCGCATCGACTGCACGAGGTTCGGCAGCGGCGCGTACTCGATCCCGAGCACGGTCGAGCATCTCTCGTTCGAGACCGACGCGAAGTTCATCCTCGCGATCGAGACCGGCGGCGTGTTCCAGCGCCTGCAGAGCCACAAGTTCTGGCAGACCGCGGACTGCATCCTCGTCTCGCTCGCGGGCGTGCCCACGCGCGCGACGCGCCGCTTCATCCGCAAGCTCTCCGACGAATCGAAGATTCCCGTCTACGCGTTCGTCGACTGCGATCCGTACGGCATCTCGAACATCTATCGCACGCTGAAAGTGGGCTCGGGCAACGCGGCGCACCTCTCGCAGTTCTTCTGCGTGCCCCAGGCGCGCTTCCTCGGCGTGACGCCGCAGGACATCCGCGACTACCAGCTGCCGACGCACCCGCTGCTCGACGTCGACATCAAGCGCGCGCGCGATGCGCTGAAGAACGATCCGTTCTTCAAGGCGCACAAACCTTGGCAGAAGGCGATGAACGATCTGCTGCAAATGGGCGTGCGCGCCGAACAGCAGGCGCTCGCGAAGTGGGGGCTGAACTACGTGATCGACGAGTATCTGCCGCGGAAGCTGGCGAACGTCGGAGCGTTTTTGCCTTGA
- a CDS encoding DNA topoisomerase VI subunit B, giving the protein MNRQGSLFAPGAASDAPASEAMSAASKRAAAEPAPAEEPETGSDDHAGRRKAPKARASATAADMAKKQRDISVSEFFAKNRHLLGFDNPAKALLTTVKEAVDNSLDACEEAGIAPDIRVEIVQLEETRFRVAIEDNGPGIVKQQVPKIFGRLLYGSKFHRLRQSRGQQGIGISAAGMYGLLTTGKPVRIVTRTGDKKPAHLFELVIDTKTNDPRVTREETVEWHHAHGTRVEIELEGAYRGGKQSVDAYVRQIALANPHARIEYLPPSPDKTNGAILFERVTKELPPETAEIKPHPYGVELGVLMQMFRDTQARNLRSCLQNDFSRLSGRLADEICEKANVKSNRRPQEITREEAEKVHRAIQATKIMAPPTDCIAPIGEKLIESALKQEVKADFYATVTRKPVVYRGNPFLIEAGLAYGGDLSAEEAITLYRYANRVPLQYQQGACAATKAVISTDWRSYQLQQPKGALPVGPMLVMIHIASVWVPFTSESKEAIAHYDEIVKEMRLALQECGRQVAMFIRKRRREADEAKKRSYIDKYLPQVAIGLQEILGFDDKERDKVVANLTHMLEKSRKV; this is encoded by the coding sequence ATGAACCGGCAGGGGAGCCTGTTTGCGCCGGGGGCGGCGAGCGATGCGCCCGCGAGCGAGGCGATGAGCGCGGCGAGCAAGCGCGCCGCGGCAGAGCCGGCGCCCGCCGAGGAGCCGGAGACGGGCAGCGACGACCACGCCGGCCGGCGAAAAGCGCCGAAGGCGCGCGCCAGCGCGACCGCGGCCGACATGGCGAAGAAGCAGCGCGACATCTCGGTGTCCGAGTTCTTCGCCAAGAACCGCCACCTGCTCGGCTTCGACAACCCCGCCAAGGCGCTCCTCACGACCGTGAAGGAAGCGGTCGACAACTCGCTCGACGCGTGCGAGGAGGCTGGCATCGCGCCGGACATCCGCGTCGAGATCGTGCAGCTCGAGGAGACGCGCTTCCGCGTCGCGATCGAGGACAACGGCCCCGGCATCGTGAAGCAGCAGGTGCCGAAGATCTTCGGGCGCTTGCTCTACGGCTCGAAGTTCCACCGCCTGCGCCAGAGCCGCGGCCAGCAGGGCATCGGCATCAGCGCCGCGGGCATGTATGGGCTGCTCACGACGGGCAAGCCCGTGCGGATCGTCACGCGCACGGGCGACAAGAAGCCCGCGCACCTGTTCGAGCTCGTGATCGACACGAAGACGAACGACCCGCGCGTCACGCGAGAAGAGACGGTCGAGTGGCATCACGCGCACGGAACGCGCGTCGAGATCGAGCTCGAGGGCGCGTACCGCGGCGGCAAGCAGTCGGTCGACGCCTACGTGCGCCAGATCGCCCTCGCGAACCCGCACGCGCGCATCGAGTACCTGCCGCCGAGCCCGGACAAGACCAACGGCGCGATTCTGTTCGAGCGCGTGACGAAGGAGCTGCCGCCGGAGACCGCGGAGATCAAGCCGCATCCGTACGGCGTCGAGCTCGGCGTGCTGATGCAGATGTTCCGCGACACGCAGGCGCGCAACCTGCGCAGCTGCTTGCAGAACGACTTCTCGCGCCTCTCGGGCCGGCTCGCGGACGAGATCTGCGAGAAGGCGAACGTGAAGAGCAATCGCCGCCCGCAGGAGATCACGCGCGAAGAGGCGGAGAAGGTTCACCGCGCGATCCAGGCGACGAAGATCATGGCGCCGCCGACCGACTGCATCGCGCCGATCGGCGAGAAGCTGATCGAGAGCGCGCTGAAGCAAGAGGTGAAGGCGGACTTCTACGCCACCGTCACGCGCAAGCCCGTCGTCTACCGCGGCAACCCGTTCTTGATCGAGGCCGGCCTCGCGTACGGCGGCGATCTCTCCGCCGAAGAAGCGATCACGCTCTACCGCTACGCGAACCGCGTGCCCCTCCAGTATCAGCAAGGCGCGTGCGCGGCGACGAAGGCGGTGATCAGCACGGATTGGCGCTCGTACCAGCTGCAGCAGCCGAAGGGCGCGCTGCCGGTCGGCCCGATGCTCGTGATGATCCACATCGCGAGCGTGTGGGTGCCGTTCACGAGCGAGAGCAAGGAAGCGATCGCGCACTACGACGAGATCGTGAAGGAGATGCGCCTCGCGCTGCAGGAGTGCGGCCGGCAGGTCGCGATGTTCATTCGCAAGCGGCGCCGCGAGGCTGACGAGGCGAAGAAGCGCTCGTACATCGACAAGTATCTGCCGCAGGTCGCGATCGGCTTGCAGGAGATTCTCGGCTTCGACGACAAGGAGCGCGACAAGGTCGTCGCCAACCTCACTCACATGCTCGAGAAGAGCCGGAAGGTGTGA
- a CDS encoding YifB family Mg chelatase-like AAA ATPase, with product MPRVLGGALIGVDGVPVEVEVRISSQLPRVDIVGLPEAAVRESAARVRAAIHATGQRFPDRRITVNLAPASLRKSGAGLDLPIAIGVLAAAGAVPWESTLALGLVGELSLDGRIRPVRGALAQVLALARAGCSRIVAPAENEAEVALAQSAQVFVAESLIDALAWLHDTHELPRAKPRVLRGEVACEHDLAAIKGQAHAKRALEVAAAGAHGLLLRGAPGAGKTLLARALPGILPPLRFEEAIEVARIRSAAGTLEPDAPLAFVRPFRAPHHSASRAGLLGGGAPPQPGEVTLAHCGVLFLDELPEFERRCLESLRQVLEERVVVLARAQYRVALPAHFSLVAACNPCNCGWHKSGVRDCRCDDDSIARYEARLSGPLLDRIDLHVAVKPVPFRELDAPAGEEPSARVRERVLRAREKQALRLAPLGLAANSEIPANALHELTLATPDARALLGRAVEKFGLSARAAHRVLRVSRTIADLAGDARVDTSAMTEAIGMRGVSASSAGAP from the coding sequence GTGCCGCGCGTGCTCGGCGGCGCGCTGATCGGCGTCGACGGCGTGCCCGTCGAGGTCGAGGTGCGCATCAGCTCGCAGCTGCCGCGCGTCGACATCGTGGGTTTGCCCGAGGCGGCCGTGCGCGAGAGCGCCGCGCGCGTGCGCGCCGCGATTCACGCGACGGGGCAGCGTTTCCCCGATCGCCGCATCACGGTGAACCTCGCGCCCGCATCGCTGCGCAAGAGCGGCGCGGGGCTCGATCTGCCGATTGCGATCGGCGTGCTCGCCGCGGCGGGCGCGGTGCCGTGGGAGTCGACGCTCGCGCTCGGCCTCGTCGGCGAGCTCTCGCTCGACGGCCGGATTCGCCCCGTGCGCGGCGCGCTCGCGCAGGTGCTCGCGCTCGCGCGCGCCGGCTGCTCGCGCATCGTGGCTCCCGCGGAGAACGAGGCGGAGGTGGCGCTCGCGCAGAGCGCGCAGGTGTTCGTGGCGGAGTCGCTGATCGACGCGCTCGCTTGGCTGCACGACACGCACGAGCTGCCGCGCGCGAAGCCACGCGTTCTGCGCGGAGAAGTCGCGTGCGAGCACGACCTCGCCGCGATCAAGGGGCAAGCGCACGCGAAGCGCGCGCTCGAGGTGGCCGCGGCCGGCGCGCACGGCCTGCTACTGCGCGGGGCGCCGGGCGCGGGCAAGACGCTGCTCGCGCGCGCGCTGCCTGGGATTCTCCCGCCGCTGCGCTTCGAGGAGGCCATCGAAGTGGCGCGCATTCGCAGCGCAGCGGGCACGCTCGAGCCCGATGCGCCGCTCGCGTTCGTGCGCCCGTTCCGCGCGCCGCATCACTCGGCGAGCCGCGCGGGCCTGCTCGGCGGCGGCGCACCGCCGCAGCCGGGCGAAGTGACGCTCGCGCACTGCGGAGTGCTGTTCCTCGATGAGCTGCCCGAGTTCGAGCGGCGCTGCCTCGAGTCGCTGCGGCAGGTGCTGGAAGAGCGCGTCGTCGTGCTCGCACGCGCGCAGTACCGCGTCGCGCTGCCAGCGCATTTCTCGCTCGTGGCAGCGTGCAACCCGTGCAACTGCGGCTGGCACAAGAGCGGCGTGCGCGACTGCCGCTGCGACGACGACTCGATCGCGCGCTACGAGGCGCGCCTCTCCGGCCCGCTGCTCGATCGCATCGACCTGCACGTCGCGGTGAAGCCCGTCCCGTTCCGCGAGCTCGACGCGCCCGCGGGCGAGGAGCCGAGCGCGCGCGTGCGCGAGCGCGTGCTGCGCGCGCGAGAGAAGCAGGCGCTGCGCCTCGCGCCGCTCGGCCTCGCCGCGAACAGCGAGATCCCGGCGAACGCGCTGCACGAGCTCACGCTCGCGACGCCCGACGCGCGCGCGCTGCTCGGCCGCGCGGTCGAGAAGTTCGGCCTCAGCGCCCGTGCCGCCCACCGCGTGCTGCGCGTCTCGCGCACGATCGCGGACCTCGCGGGCGATGCGCGCGTGGACACGAGCGCGATGACGGAGGCGATCGGCATGCGGGGCGTGAGCGCGAGCTCGGCGGGCGCGCCATGA
- a CDS encoding OmpA family protein yields MNALLKRSGVSLGLIAAAGMLASCATNTGTVMDDKRAQGALIGAAAGAATGAAASKRNAKGAGIGALVGALAGAGIGHYLENKERAAQELDAIPDANVEIEGDSVVVTFAGEVMFDSGSRNLSPGALSRLDSVAATINRYPDADVIVKGHTDSQGPEDANMRLSEDRAVMVKNHLVLKNVDVRRITTLGFGESQPMATNATPEGRAMNRRVEIELRPQQRVRESY; encoded by the coding sequence ATGAACGCTCTGCTCAAACGCTCAGGTGTCTCGCTCGGTCTCATCGCTGCCGCTGGCATGCTCGCCAGCTGCGCCACCAACACCGGCACTGTGATGGACGACAAGCGCGCTCAGGGCGCGCTGATCGGCGCCGCCGCGGGCGCGGCGACCGGCGCCGCCGCGAGCAAGCGCAACGCGAAGGGCGCCGGCATCGGCGCGCTCGTGGGCGCGCTCGCGGGCGCGGGCATCGGCCACTACCTCGAGAACAAGGAGCGCGCGGCGCAGGAGCTCGACGCGATCCCGGACGCGAACGTCGAGATCGAGGGCGACTCGGTCGTCGTCACGTTCGCGGGCGAAGTCATGTTCGACTCGGGCTCACGCAACCTCTCGCCGGGCGCGCTCTCTCGGCTCGACTCAGTGGCGGCCACGATCAACCGCTACCCCGACGCCGATGTGATCGTGAAGGGCCACACGGACTCACAGGGCCCCGAGGACGCGAACATGCGCCTCTCCGAGGACCGCGCGGTGATGGTGAAGAACCACCTCGTGCTGAAGAACGTGGACGTGCGCCGCATCACGACGCTCGGCTTCGGCGAAAGCCAGCCGATGGCGACCAACGCGACGCCCGAGGGCCGCGCGATGAACCGCCGCGTCGAGATCGAGCTGCGCCCGCAGCAGCGCGTGCGCGAGAGCTACTGA